The Flavobacterium faecale genome has a segment encoding these proteins:
- a CDS encoding Wzz/FepE/Etk N-terminal domain-containing protein, whose amino-acid sequence MEEKNSNDDISLKELFKKVKNTYSYLVSNWKVIIVAGIIGSIIGLTYSFSKKPTYTATLSFALESGGGGGIVGAASLASSFGFDLGGSGGGIFEGANLTELFKSRNMVEQTLLMPVNFEGKNISLAEMYIQNNDWRTSWNKKPNFKSISFVPKSDRKGFTRAQDSILGVIYGNLSKGSLSVGQRDKKIDIISIDVVSENELFAKYFAEALAKKVSDFYIDTKSKKARENMDILVKQMDSVRLQLNSAINGVAVATDNTFGLNPALNIRRAPSVRKQVDVQTNTGILTELIKQTELAKVTLRKETPLIQIIDSPILPLKKEKLGKLKAIIIGGFLAGSLVIFFLIIKKIISNLL is encoded by the coding sequence ATGGAAGAAAAAAATAGTAATGACGATATTTCTTTGAAAGAATTATTTAAAAAAGTTAAGAATACTTATAGTTATTTAGTATCGAATTGGAAAGTTATAATCGTAGCAGGTATAATTGGATCAATTATAGGACTAACTTATTCTTTTTCTAAAAAACCTACTTATACAGCTACTTTATCTTTTGCCCTGGAAAGTGGTGGCGGTGGCGGTATAGTAGGAGCTGCTAGTTTAGCGAGTTCTTTTGGATTTGATCTGGGCGGAAGTGGGGGGGGTATCTTTGAAGGAGCCAATTTGACTGAATTATTTAAGTCAAGGAATATGGTAGAGCAAACTTTATTGATGCCTGTTAATTTTGAAGGGAAGAATATTTCTCTTGCTGAAATGTACATTCAAAATAATGATTGGAGAACATCATGGAATAAAAAACCTAATTTTAAAAGTATTTCATTTGTACCTAAATCAGATAGAAAAGGTTTCACACGTGCTCAAGATAGTATTTTAGGTGTTATTTATGGCAATTTGTCAAAAGGTTCCCTTTCCGTTGGACAAAGAGATAAAAAAATAGATATTATTAGTATAGATGTTGTTTCTGAAAATGAATTATTCGCTAAGTATTTTGCAGAAGCGTTAGCAAAAAAAGTATCAGATTTTTATATTGATACCAAAAGCAAGAAAGCGCGTGAGAATATGGATATATTAGTTAAACAAATGGATTCTGTCAGATTGCAGTTGAATAGTGCCATTAATGGTGTAGCTGTTGCCACGGATAACACCTTTGGACTGAATCCCGCTTTGAATATTAGAAGAGCCCCTTCTGTTAGAAAACAAGTAGATGTGCAAACAAATACTGGTATATTAACAGAATTAATCAAACAGACTGAATTAGCCAAAGTAACCCTTAGAAAAGAAACTCCCTTGATTCAAATTATTGATTCTCCTATTTTACCTTTAAAGAAAGAGAAATTGGGAAAATTGAAAGCTATTATAATCGGTGGATTTCTAGCGGGGTCATTAGTTATTTTCTTTTTGATTATTAAGAAGATAATTTCAAATTTGTTATAA
- the gmd gene encoding GDP-mannose 4,6-dehydratase gives MKVALVTGITGQDGSYLAELLLEKGYMVHGVKRRASSFNTQRIDHIYQDQHEKHVNFKLHYGDLTDSTNIIRIIQEVQPDEIYNLGAMSHVKVSFDSPEYVANVDGVGTLRILEAVRILGLGKKTRIYQASTSELYGGLAENKNAAGFYDEKSAFYPRSPYGAAKIYGFWITKNYREAYDMFACNGILFNHESPRRGETFVTRKITMATAAIAKGKQECLFLGNLNSQRDWGHAKDYVEAMWRILQQDVAEDYVIATGVTTYIRDFVTMSFGEIGVELTFEGENESEVAKVAACNNPLYQLEIGSVVVRVDPEYYRPTEVDLLIGDPTKSKTQLGWKPQYDLAALVKEMVESDLRIY, from the coding sequence ATGAAAGTAGCATTAGTAACTGGTATCACAGGTCAAGACGGCTCATATTTAGCAGAATTATTATTAGAAAAAGGATATATGGTTCATGGTGTTAAACGCCGTGCCTCTTCTTTCAATACACAACGTATAGATCATATCTATCAAGATCAACATGAAAAACATGTTAATTTTAAATTACATTACGGTGATTTGACCGATTCTACTAATATTATTAGAATTATTCAAGAAGTGCAACCAGATGAGATTTATAACCTCGGAGCAATGTCTCATGTCAAAGTTTCATTCGATTCTCCAGAGTATGTGGCTAATGTTGATGGAGTGGGTACTTTAAGAATTTTAGAAGCAGTTAGGATTCTAGGTTTAGGTAAAAAAACGAGAATTTATCAAGCCTCTACTTCTGAATTATACGGTGGTTTAGCTGAGAACAAAAACGCAGCTGGTTTTTATGATGAGAAATCTGCATTTTACCCGCGTTCGCCTTATGGAGCAGCTAAAATTTACGGTTTTTGGATTACTAAAAATTATCGTGAGGCTTATGATATGTTTGCATGTAATGGTATTTTATTTAATCATGAATCACCAAGACGAGGCGAAACTTTTGTAACACGAAAAATTACGATGGCTACTGCGGCAATAGCCAAAGGAAAACAAGAGTGTTTATTTCTGGGTAATCTAAATTCCCAAAGAGATTGGGGACATGCTAAAGATTATGTAGAAGCGATGTGGAGAATTTTGCAACAAGATGTAGCAGAAGATTATGTAATAGCTACAGGTGTAACTACTTATATTAGAGATTTTGTTACTATGTCTTTTGGTGAAATAGGAGTTGAGTTGACTTTTGAAGGAGAAAATGAAAGCGAAGTAGCTAAAGTAGCGGCTTGTAATAATCCTTTGTATCAACTAGAAATTGGTTCAGTAGTCGTTCGTGTTGATCCAGAATATTATCGTCCTACGGAAGTGGATTTATTAATAGGTGATCCGACTAAGTCCAAAACGCAATTGGGTTGGAAACCTCAATATGATTTAGCAGCGTTGGTTAAAGAAATGGTAGAAAGTGATTTGAGAATCTATTAA
- a CDS encoding nucleotide sugar dehydrogenase, with protein MESDIKIAVIGLGYVGLPLARLFATKHAVVGFDINENRISELNKGQDGTREINKADLDAVLLDSNPCTATSKGLQGLFCTSDLEAIANCNYYIVTVPTPVDKNNHPDLTPLYKSSATVGKVLKRGDIVIYESTVYPGVTEDECVPVLEKISGLQFNVDFYAGYSPERINPGDKEHTVDKILKVTSGSTPEVGQKVNELYLSVITAGTYLAPSIKVAEAAKVIENSQRDINIAFVNELAKIFNLMEIDTHEVLEAAGTKWNFLPFKPGLVGGHCIGVDPYYLAQKAQEIGYHPEIILGGRRLNDSMGEYVASQIVKLMIKRGIAVGQSKLLMLGITFKENCPDVRNTKIVDLILSLKEYGIDVTIFDPQARPEEVKKEYQLNMVNEAPNAVFDAVVLGVAHTEFLDMDLLRFKNTQAIVYDIKGVLKQGVDGRL; from the coding sequence ATGGAGTCAGATATAAAAATTGCAGTAATTGGTCTAGGATATGTAGGATTGCCTTTGGCGCGATTGTTTGCGACCAAACATGCCGTAGTTGGTTTTGATATTAATGAGAATCGTATTTCTGAGCTCAACAAGGGGCAAGACGGAACGCGAGAAATTAATAAGGCGGATCTAGATGCAGTACTTTTAGATAGTAATCCATGTACTGCTACAAGTAAAGGTTTACAGGGCTTGTTTTGTACAAGCGATTTGGAGGCAATTGCAAATTGTAATTATTATATCGTTACCGTTCCAACTCCCGTTGACAAAAACAATCATCCTGATTTAACGCCTTTATATAAATCTTCAGCAACTGTAGGGAAAGTGTTGAAACGAGGAGATATCGTAATATATGAATCTACTGTTTACCCAGGAGTTACTGAAGACGAATGTGTGCCGGTTTTAGAAAAAATATCAGGACTACAATTTAATGTGGATTTTTATGCGGGTTATTCGCCGGAACGAATAAATCCCGGAGATAAAGAGCATACAGTCGATAAAATATTGAAGGTTACTTCGGGATCTACACCAGAAGTTGGCCAAAAAGTCAATGAATTGTACTTATCTGTAATTACGGCCGGGACCTACCTAGCACCTTCAATTAAAGTTGCTGAGGCAGCTAAGGTGATAGAGAATTCGCAAAGAGATATTAATATTGCATTTGTGAACGAACTTGCGAAAATTTTCAATTTAATGGAAATTGACACGCATGAAGTATTGGAAGCCGCGGGTACAAAATGGAATTTTTTACCATTTAAACCAGGTTTAGTTGGAGGGCACTGTATCGGAGTTGATCCTTACTATCTTGCTCAAAAAGCACAAGAGATTGGGTACCATCCTGAAATTATTTTAGGAGGAAGACGCCTAAATGATAGTATGGGGGAATATGTAGCTTCTCAAATTGTAAAGCTGATGATAAAAAGAGGCATTGCAGTTGGTCAGTCGAAGCTTTTGATGCTAGGTATCACTTTTAAAGAAAATTGCCCTGATGTTCGCAATACAAAAATAGTTGATCTGATTCTGTCGTTAAAAGAGTACGGTATCGATGTTACTATTTTTGATCCCCAAGCAAGACCGGAGGAAGTGAAAAAGGAGTACCAATTAAACATGGTGAATGAGGCTCCAAATGCCGTGTTCGATGCAGTAGTATTAGGAGTTGCTCATACAGAATTTCTTGATATGGATTTGTTGCGATTTAAAAATACACAAGCCATCGTCTATGATATAAAAGGTGTTTTGAAGCAAGGCGTTGACGGAAGATTATAA
- a CDS encoding SDR family oxidoreductase produces MAAIENTTLLITGGAGFIGSNLCEHFLTKGYKVICLDNFATGHRHNLKDCFLNQNFKLIEGDIRNIEDCQLAVQGADYVLHQAALGSVPRSLKDPITTNDVNVSGFLNMLTAARDAKVKRFVYAASSSTYGDSIGLPKVEEVIGKPLSPYAITKYVNELYAEIFSKTYGIETIGLRYFNVFGRKQDPNGAYAAVIPKFVMQLMNHESPVINGDGSYSRDFTYIDNVIQMNELAITTTNKEAVNTVYNTAYGDRNTLIDLIEYLKQYLAEYDPVIADVEIVFGPNRAGDIPHSLASIDKAKMLLNYNPQFSLQEGLREAVSWYRGNLSQ; encoded by the coding sequence ATGGCAGCTATAGAAAACACAACTTTATTGATCACCGGAGGAGCAGGTTTTATTGGATCCAATCTTTGTGAGCATTTTTTAACTAAGGGGTACAAAGTGATTTGTTTGGATAATTTTGCAACAGGTCACCGACACAATCTTAAGGACTGTTTTTTAAATCAGAATTTCAAGTTAATTGAAGGTGATATTCGAAATATTGAAGACTGTCAGCTTGCAGTTCAAGGAGCTGATTATGTTTTACATCAAGCTGCATTGGGGTCGGTACCAAGATCACTCAAAGATCCTATTACCACAAATGATGTGAATGTTTCAGGTTTTCTGAATATGTTAACAGCAGCAAGAGATGCAAAGGTGAAACGTTTTGTGTATGCCGCCAGCTCGTCGACCTATGGAGACTCTATAGGTTTGCCCAAAGTTGAGGAGGTTATCGGAAAACCACTTTCGCCTTATGCAATTACCAAATATGTAAACGAACTGTATGCTGAAATTTTTTCAAAAACATACGGAATTGAAACTATTGGTCTTCGCTATTTTAATGTTTTTGGTAGAAAACAGGATCCAAATGGGGCGTATGCAGCGGTTATTCCAAAATTTGTTATGCAGTTAATGAATCATGAAAGTCCAGTAATCAATGGTGACGGATCCTATTCTCGTGATTTTACATATATTGACAATGTGATTCAAATGAATGAGTTGGCAATTACAACAACAAATAAAGAGGCTGTCAATACCGTTTACAATACAGCATACGGAGATCGAAATACTTTAATTGATTTAATTGAGTATTTAAAGCAATATTTAGCAGAATATGATCCTGTAATAGCTGATGTAGAAATCGTTTTTGGTCCTAATCGAGCTGGAGATATTCCGCATTCTTTGGCGAGTATCGATAAGGCAAAAATGCTTTTAAATTATAATCCTCAGTTTTCTTTGCAAGAAGGTTTAAGGGAAGCGGTAAGTTGGTATAGGGGTAATTTATCTCAATAA
- a CDS encoding UpxY family transcription antiterminator, whose product MNWYVVYTKPKWEKKVAEQLDKVGVECYCPLIIKEKQWSDRKKKVEVPLFNSYVFVKLEDADRNLVFQSPGVVRYLFWLSKPAIVRDSEINTIKEWLEKPSAKDITMSPYTVGDKIKLESGPFLNQEAVVKEVNSKQCVLILESLGCVLKIDI is encoded by the coding sequence ATGAATTGGTATGTAGTATATACAAAACCGAAGTGGGAAAAGAAAGTAGCAGAACAATTAGATAAAGTAGGAGTTGAGTGTTATTGCCCTTTAATTATAAAGGAAAAACAATGGTCTGATAGAAAGAAAAAAGTAGAAGTGCCTCTCTTTAATTCCTATGTTTTTGTGAAATTGGAGGATGCAGATCGTAATTTAGTATTTCAATCTCCTGGAGTCGTGCGTTATTTGTTTTGGTTGAGCAAGCCTGCAATTGTAAGGGACTCAGAAATAAACACGATTAAAGAATGGTTAGAAAAACCTTCAGCAAAAGATATTACAATGTCTCCATATACAGTTGGTGACAAAATAAAATTAGAATCAGGTCCTTTTCTTAATCAAGAGGCAGTAGTAAAAGAGGTAAATAGCAAACAGTGTGTTTTGATTTTAGAATCATTGGGTTGTGTGCTAAAAATAGATATATAA
- a CDS encoding mannose-1-phosphate guanylyltransferase, translating into MENKRSITHVVLTGGIGSRLWPLSRKSMPKQYLSLFEGQSLFELTVNRNRAIADKIMVVGNVDNCHLSKKVMEKSNLPYVNIVEATPRNTAAAIAFAAFASDPNDILIVTPSDHIIDDMDKYKEAMDEAVNKADNGFIVTFGIQPTKPETGYGYIERKGDNVLSFREKPNEITAMNFIEKGNFLWNSGMFCFKASTFLEELKAFQLDVYEASKIAWEKNKEGELDYELSMAIPSISVDYAVMERSKKIKVVASSFVWSDLGSFESVYDYLVAKGHPIDENGNMAIGTDNYTAFVGVKDTIFVFTEDANLILKKKASQDVKKIYTKLEKEGSELLN; encoded by the coding sequence ATGGAAAATAAAAGATCAATTACTCATGTTGTTTTGACTGGAGGAATCGGAAGTCGTTTATGGCCATTGTCTCGTAAAAGCATGCCTAAACAATATTTGTCCTTATTTGAAGGACAGTCACTTTTTGAATTAACAGTAAATCGTAATCGTGCGATTGCAGATAAAATTATGGTTGTTGGAAATGTAGATAACTGCCATCTTAGTAAAAAGGTGATGGAAAAATCTAACCTTCCTTATGTAAATATTGTTGAAGCGACTCCGAGAAATACTGCAGCCGCTATTGCCTTCGCAGCATTTGCTTCAGATCCCAATGACATTTTGATTGTAACACCTTCAGATCACATTATTGATGATATGGACAAGTACAAAGAAGCCATGGACGAAGCCGTAAACAAAGCAGATAATGGTTTTATAGTAACTTTTGGAATTCAGCCTACAAAACCTGAAACGGGTTATGGCTATATTGAACGAAAGGGAGATAATGTTCTTTCTTTTAGAGAAAAGCCAAATGAAATTACAGCAATGAATTTTATCGAAAAAGGAAATTTCCTTTGGAATAGCGGTATGTTTTGCTTTAAAGCAAGTACATTTCTCGAAGAGTTAAAAGCCTTTCAATTGGATGTATATGAAGCGTCTAAGATTGCATGGGAGAAAAATAAAGAAGGAGAATTAGATTATGAGCTTTCAATGGCTATCCCGTCCATTAGTGTCGATTATGCTGTAATGGAGCGAAGTAAAAAAATCAAAGTTGTCGCGTCATCGTTTGTATGGTCAGATTTAGGCTCTTTTGAATCTGTTTATGATTATTTAGTTGCGAAAGGGCATCCTATTGATGAAAACGGTAATATGGCTATTGGAACGGATAATTATACTGCTTTCGTGGGAGTAAAAGATACTATTTTTGTATTTACAGAAGATGCTAATTTGATTTTAAAAAAGAAAGCATCTCAGGATGTGAAAAAGATTTATACTAAATTAGAGAAAGAGGGATCAGAGTTGCTGAATTAG
- the rfbB gene encoding dTDP-glucose 4,6-dehydratase — protein MKKILITGGAGFIGSHVVRLFVTKYSDYQIFNLDALTYAGNLENIMDIEKCPNYTFIKGDIADEQFIKALFQEHQFDGVLHLAAESHVDRSIEDPMAFVRTNVIGTVNLLNAARELWKGNFEGKRFYHISTDEVYGSLGAEGLFTETTAYDPNSPYSASKASSDHFVRAYGETYGLPYVLTNCSNNYGPNHFPEKLIPLFINNIIQKKPLPVYGDGNYTRDWLFVVDHARAIDLVFHEGTNHGTYNIGGFNEWKNIDLVRLLCGIMDGKLGRKEGESAELITYVKDRPGHDLRYAIDANKINSELGWSPSVTFEQGLEQTVNWYLNNEDWLSNVTSGAYASYYEKQYK, from the coding sequence ATGAAAAAGATTTTAATTACCGGTGGTGCTGGTTTTATCGGTTCCCACGTTGTTAGATTGTTTGTTACAAAATATAGTGATTATCAAATTTTTAATCTAGATGCTTTAACCTATGCAGGAAATTTAGAGAATATAATGGATATTGAAAAATGTCCAAATTATACTTTCATAAAAGGTGATATTGCTGATGAGCAATTTATCAAAGCGTTATTTCAAGAACATCAATTTGATGGAGTATTGCATTTGGCTGCAGAATCTCATGTTGACCGTTCAATTGAAGATCCAATGGCATTTGTGAGAACAAATGTAATCGGGACGGTGAATCTTCTAAATGCTGCTCGTGAGCTATGGAAAGGTAATTTCGAGGGAAAGAGATTCTATCATATAAGTACAGATGAAGTATATGGTTCATTGGGTGCGGAAGGGTTGTTTACCGAAACAACAGCTTACGATCCTAATTCGCCTTATTCGGCATCAAAGGCAAGTTCGGATCATTTTGTGCGTGCCTATGGAGAAACCTATGGTTTGCCATACGTATTGACAAACTGTTCAAATAATTATGGACCGAATCATTTTCCAGAAAAATTGATTCCATTATTTATTAATAATATCATACAAAAGAAACCGCTTCCGGTTTATGGTGATGGAAATTATACTCGTGATTGGTTATTTGTTGTGGATCATGCTCGTGCGATAGATTTAGTTTTTCACGAAGGTACAAACCATGGTACATATAATATTGGTGGCTTTAATGAATGGAAGAACATTGATTTAGTTCGTTTGTTATGTGGTATTATGGATGGCAAGTTAGGGCGTAAAGAGGGTGAATCGGCTGAGTTGATTACTTATGTAAAAGACAGACCAGGACATGATTTGCGATATGCTATTGATGCCAATAAAATTAATTCAGAGTTAGGATGGTCTCCATCAGTAACATTCGAACAAGGATTAGAGCAAACAGTAAATTGGTATTTGAATAATGAAGATTGGTTATCAAATGTAACTTCTGGTGCGTATGCTTCGTATTACGAAAAGCAATATAAATAA
- a CDS encoding GDP-L-fucose synthase family protein, producing MNTNKKIYIAGHRGMVGSAIWRTLSAKGYDNLIGRTSAELDLKNQQAVIDFLTTEKPEIIIDAAAKVGGILANNDFPYQFLMENMQIQNNLISSALNLGVEKFIFLGSSCIYPKLAPQPLKEEYLLTDALEPTNEWYAIAKISGVKTCEAIRKQFGKDYVSLMPTNLYGTHDNFDLTSSHVLPAMIRKFHEAKLNNNATVSLWGSGTPMREFLFVDDMAQAVMFALENRLPEHLYNVGTGEDLTIKNLAETIQKVIDHKGTIEWDSTKPDGTPRKLMDISKMHSLGWKHKVALEEGIRKTYKWFLENSESYKAIKL from the coding sequence ATGAATACCAATAAAAAAATTTATATAGCCGGACATAGAGGTATGGTCGGGAGTGCAATTTGGAGAACACTTAGTGCCAAAGGTTATGATAATTTAATAGGGAGAACAAGTGCAGAATTAGATTTAAAAAACCAACAAGCAGTAATTGATTTTTTAACTACTGAAAAACCAGAGATTATTATTGATGCTGCTGCAAAAGTAGGAGGTATTTTGGCAAATAATGACTTTCCATATCAATTTTTAATGGAGAACATGCAAATTCAAAATAACTTGATAAGTTCAGCTTTGAATTTAGGTGTTGAGAAATTTATATTTCTAGGTAGTTCATGTATATATCCAAAGTTAGCACCACAGCCTCTTAAAGAAGAGTATTTATTAACAGATGCTCTAGAACCAACAAACGAGTGGTATGCTATTGCTAAAATTTCAGGAGTGAAAACTTGTGAAGCTATAAGAAAACAATTTGGTAAAGATTATGTAAGCTTAATGCCTACAAATTTGTACGGAACACATGATAATTTCGATTTGACATCGTCTCATGTATTGCCTGCCATGATTCGTAAGTTTCATGAAGCTAAATTAAATAATAACGCGACTGTCTCTTTATGGGGAAGTGGAACACCAATGCGCGAATTTCTTTTTGTTGATGATATGGCACAAGCTGTCATGTTTGCTTTAGAAAATAGATTACCAGAACATTTATACAATGTAGGAACAGGTGAAGACCTAACCATTAAAAATCTTGCAGAAACCATTCAAAAAGTAATTGACCATAAAGGTACAATTGAATGGGACAGTACCAAACCGGATGGAACTCCAAGAAAATTAATGGATATTTCAAAAATGCACAGTTTGGGTTGGAAACACAAGGTGGCATTAGAGGAAGGAATTCGGAAAACCTACAAATGGTTTTTAGAAAATAGTGAGAGTTATAAAGCAATAAAATTATAA
- a CDS encoding SLBB domain-containing protein translates to MKKLVTVVLVMFLGLLPLTSMAQDLLKGNDLSAVKVDNLNDADISKLQSQLLSNNMTIDQVEQMAIAKGMSPLEFSKLKARMSSLASVSTEGNTNDKGVAGRKQDKIVNAKKDFVTGGDMTIFGSDLFDSGSLNFEPNLKLATPVNYILGPGDELAVSVYGVQEYNGNLPVSVEGKIYVPYVGQISVFGMTIEAATQKIKNSLSSIYSTINSGQSHVSVSLGSIRTIKVTIIGSKQPGNYSVSSLSTVYNALFMGGGPGINGSYRNIELLRNNKVIRIIDVYNFLLNGNQSDNVGLKDNDVIRIPSYTSRVTVEGEVKRPGVFEMKVGETFKDLLSFTSGFNELAYKGSVNVTQKTGTEFKVKDIKAGDFGSYKPLSGDVYRITKILNRFENRIEVRGAVFRPDTYSFYEGMRISNLIAKADGLKEDAYAKRARIIRLKPDLTTEIVQVNLVEALNGNTEQDVLLKKEDIVTVYSVLDFVDEFKVTVDGEIRNPGEYNFYENLSLNDLLIQAGGLSGSASKRVEIARMIKSEEIDNTNLSKAQLFNLEISPEDNEQVKNFKLEPYDVVTIRRMGMYERPESVTISGSVSYPGKYVLASKKEKVYDVITRSGGLTALANNEGVKIKRPIQQAQIEDLKAVNFSIAKRDNDTINTKVVDKLVNEVKYLTIPIDWKRILKNQNDLANVSLMAGDEIIVEKFAEGVKVAGNVLLTSEIPYVQGKSLKYYLNSAGGIDAKGWKRKAYIIYPNGRADVASHFLFFNSFPTVSPGSQIVIPEKPVAKKMTTAEIVSVGSVFVSIAGVITTFLLLNR, encoded by the coding sequence ATGAAGAAGTTAGTTACAGTGGTTTTGGTAATGTTTTTAGGTTTATTGCCCTTAACTTCAATGGCACAAGACTTGTTAAAAGGTAATGACCTAAGCGCTGTAAAGGTCGATAACTTGAATGATGCCGATATTTCAAAGCTTCAAAGTCAGTTGCTTTCTAATAATATGACAATTGATCAAGTAGAGCAAATGGCAATAGCAAAGGGCATGTCTCCGTTAGAATTTTCAAAACTTAAGGCGCGTATGAGTTCTTTAGCTTCAGTTTCAACAGAAGGAAATACTAATGATAAGGGAGTTGCTGGTAGAAAACAAGACAAGATTGTTAATGCTAAGAAGGACTTCGTAACTGGTGGAGATATGACAATATTTGGCTCTGATCTTTTTGATAGTGGCAGTTTGAATTTTGAACCCAATTTAAAATTGGCTACACCTGTTAATTATATTCTAGGGCCTGGTGATGAATTAGCTGTTAGTGTATATGGAGTACAAGAGTATAATGGAAATCTACCTGTAAGTGTTGAAGGTAAAATCTATGTTCCTTATGTTGGTCAGATTTCGGTATTCGGAATGACCATTGAAGCAGCAACTCAAAAAATAAAAAATTCGCTTTCGTCGATTTATAGTACAATTAACTCGGGGCAGTCACATGTAAGTGTAAGTCTTGGAAGTATTAGAACCATAAAGGTGACTATTATAGGTAGTAAACAACCTGGAAATTATTCTGTTTCTTCATTATCAACGGTTTATAATGCTTTGTTTATGGGAGGCGGGCCAGGAATTAATGGTTCTTATAGAAATATAGAATTGTTACGCAATAATAAAGTAATTAGGATAATTGATGTTTACAATTTTTTATTGAACGGTAATCAATCTGATAATGTTGGTTTGAAGGATAATGATGTCATTCGTATACCATCATACACAAGCAGAGTAACGGTTGAAGGAGAAGTTAAACGTCCAGGTGTTTTTGAAATGAAGGTTGGAGAAACGTTCAAAGATCTCTTGTCATTTACTTCTGGTTTTAACGAGTTGGCCTATAAAGGTTCAGTTAATGTTACTCAAAAAACAGGAACTGAATTTAAAGTTAAGGATATAAAGGCTGGTGATTTCGGTTCTTATAAGCCACTTTCTGGAGATGTCTATCGTATTACTAAAATATTAAATCGTTTTGAAAATCGTATTGAGGTACGAGGTGCAGTTTTTAGACCAGATACGTATTCGTTTTATGAAGGAATGAGAATTTCTAATTTGATCGCTAAGGCAGATGGTTTAAAAGAAGATGCTTACGCGAAAAGAGCAAGAATCATACGTTTAAAGCCCGATTTAACTACAGAGATTGTCCAAGTTAATTTGGTTGAGGCTTTAAACGGAAATACCGAACAAGATGTTCTGTTGAAAAAAGAAGATATTGTGACGGTTTATTCTGTACTTGATTTTGTAGATGAATTTAAAGTAACGGTAGATGGTGAAATTCGTAATCCTGGTGAATATAATTTTTACGAAAATTTAAGTTTAAATGATTTATTGATTCAAGCAGGTGGTTTATCAGGGTCAGCTTCAAAAAGAGTAGAAATCGCTCGTATGATTAAGTCAGAAGAAATTGATAATACTAATTTAAGTAAAGCGCAATTATTTAACTTAGAAATATCACCGGAGGACAATGAACAAGTTAAGAATTTTAAATTGGAACCCTATGATGTTGTTACTATTCGTAGAATGGGTATGTATGAGAGACCAGAATCGGTTACAATTAGCGGTTCAGTAAGCTATCCAGGTAAATATGTTTTGGCATCCAAAAAAGAAAAAGTTTATGATGTTATTACACGTTCGGGTGGATTAACTGCTTTAGCCAATAACGAAGGTGTAAAAATTAAGAGGCCTATCCAGCAAGCTCAAATAGAGGATTTGAAAGCAGTCAATTTTAGTATTGCTAAAAGAGATAATGATACAATTAATACAAAAGTCGTTGACAAATTAGTAAATGAAGTTAAGTATTTAACTATACCAATTGACTGGAAGCGTATTTTAAAAAATCAAAACGATTTGGCAAACGTTTCTTTAATGGCTGGCGATGAAATTATAGTTGAAAAATTTGCGGAAGGTGTAAAGGTGGCAGGAAATGTTCTTTTGACTTCTGAAATACCCTATGTACAGGGGAAAAGTTTAAAATATTATTTAAATTCTGCTGGGGGGATAGACGCGAAAGGCTGGAAAAGAAAAGCCTATATTATCTATCCAAATGGTCGTGCTGATGTTGCTTCTCATTTCTTGTTTTTCAATTCTTTTCCAACAGTAAGTCCAGGTTCTCAAATTGTAATTCCTGAGAAACCAGTTGCAAAGAAAATGACTACTGCAGAAATTGTTAGTGTAGGGTCTGTTTTTGTAAGTATTGCAGGAGTTATTACAACTTTTTTATTGTTAAACAGATAA